A stretch of the Arthrobacter sp. PAMC 25486 genome encodes the following:
- a CDS encoding iron ABC transporter permease encodes MALFSAGIGQMQLSPSEILASLLHGIGLDWGTLPTHPYAGSALWSVRFPRVVMAVVVGAALACSGVLMQGVFGNPLAEPGVVGVSSGAAALACVVIVFGLNFFGTWTVAFAAFLGGLAATAVVYATARSGGRTEVVTLVLTGVAINAVGGAVIALMTFLGDSSSREEIIFWQLGSLNGTRWDNVLIAGPVTAIGIGLAFFLTRKLDLLALGERPARHLGVDVERLRVQVIVIVAILTGAAVAFAGIIGFVGLVVPHMLRLALGPGHKVLLPASALGGALLLLVADTVARTLVPNADLPIGMLTALVGGPFFFWLIRRTRKQDGGWS; translated from the coding sequence ATGGCCCTGTTTTCGGCCGGCATTGGCCAAATGCAGTTGAGCCCCTCCGAAATTTTGGCCAGCCTCCTCCACGGGATCGGTCTCGACTGGGGAACCCTGCCTACACACCCGTACGCCGGGTCGGCATTGTGGTCTGTCCGCTTCCCCCGGGTAGTGATGGCGGTTGTCGTTGGTGCGGCTTTGGCCTGTTCAGGCGTTCTGATGCAAGGAGTTTTTGGCAACCCGCTGGCAGAACCGGGGGTTGTGGGAGTCTCCTCCGGCGCTGCCGCGTTGGCCTGCGTGGTGATAGTTTTTGGGCTGAACTTCTTCGGCACCTGGACCGTGGCCTTCGCAGCATTCCTGGGCGGGCTCGCCGCCACCGCAGTGGTCTACGCCACGGCACGCTCCGGGGGACGCACGGAGGTCGTGACCCTGGTCTTGACGGGTGTGGCCATCAACGCGGTCGGGGGTGCCGTGATCGCTCTCATGACATTTCTGGGCGATAGCTCCTCCCGCGAAGAGATCATTTTCTGGCAGCTCGGCTCGCTCAACGGCACCCGTTGGGACAACGTCTTGATCGCAGGACCTGTCACGGCCATCGGTATTGGTCTGGCCTTTTTTCTGACGCGCAAACTGGATTTGCTGGCCTTGGGTGAACGCCCGGCACGACACTTGGGCGTCGACGTCGAGCGGCTGCGTGTCCAGGTAATCGTCATCGTCGCCATTTTGACCGGCGCCGCCGTGGCTTTCGCAGGCATCATCGGTTTTGTTGGCTTGGTGGTCCCCCACATGTTGCGCCTCGCTCTGGGCCCCGGACACAAAGTGCTGCTACCGGCTAGCGCCCTAGGCGGAGCATTGCTGCTGCTGGTTGCCGACACCGTCGCTCGAACTTTGGTCCCGAATGCAGACCTGCCCATCGGCATGTTGACCGCGCTGGTTGGCGGACCGTTCTTCTTCTGGCTCATCCGGCGCACCCGCAAGCAGGACGGAGGCTGGTCATGA
- a CDS encoding heme ABC transporter ATP-binding protein — protein MNAEPVVQARNARLQLSGKDILDGIDLVLFSGEVLALVGPNGAGKSTLLAALCGDVRLDSGSIEIHGVELGQWQVKDLARLRSVQLQDSKVSFSFSADDVVRMGRAPWVGTRFEDHDEAVIGAATASAETTALSDRNYPTLSGGEKSRVAFARVLAQETPVILLDEPTAAMDIRYQELVLARARDRAAAGAAVVVVLHDLSLAAAYADRIVLLDAGRVHASGSPRDVLQSQILSDVYRHPVTVMELPGSGGLAVVPLRPHRQNLMALQEDPV, from the coding sequence ATGAACGCCGAGCCCGTCGTGCAGGCACGCAATGCCCGGTTGCAGCTGTCAGGAAAAGACATTCTTGACGGCATAGATCTTGTACTGTTTTCCGGCGAAGTACTTGCCCTCGTCGGCCCCAATGGTGCCGGCAAGTCAACCCTGCTGGCCGCACTGTGCGGGGACGTGCGCCTCGACTCAGGCAGCATTGAGATCCATGGTGTGGAACTTGGGCAATGGCAAGTGAAGGATCTTGCGCGGCTGAGGTCGGTGCAGCTGCAAGATTCCAAGGTGTCGTTTTCCTTCAGCGCAGACGACGTCGTACGCATGGGCCGTGCCCCGTGGGTTGGCACCCGGTTCGAGGACCACGACGAAGCCGTCATCGGCGCAGCCACGGCAAGCGCAGAAACCACTGCACTCTCGGACCGCAATTACCCCACACTCTCTGGCGGGGAAAAGTCACGGGTGGCCTTTGCCCGGGTGCTGGCCCAGGAAACACCGGTCATCCTGCTCGATGAACCCACGGCAGCCATGGACATCCGTTACCAGGAACTGGTGCTTGCCCGGGCCAGAGATCGTGCAGCGGCGGGCGCCGCCGTCGTCGTCGTCCTTCATGACCTGTCACTGGCGGCGGCTTACGCCGATCGGATTGTGCTGCTCGACGCCGGGCGGGTCCACGCAAGCGGATCCCCGCGGGACGTCTTGCAATCCCAGATTCTCAGTGACGTATACAGGCACCCGGTGACCGTCATGGAGCTGCCGGGATCGGGCGGCTTGGCAGTGGTGCCGCTGCGTCCCCATCGTCAAAACCTTATGGCTCTCCAGGAGGACCCAGTATGA
- a CDS encoding HtaA domain-containing protein, whose translation MKQPIWLTLPLLASLLLAPAALAAPAQASTRPAERQDISLDVVIPGATEISVSNAQLRWGLNQEVSSGAYFGECNFLSAGTAGDTGSSRVWTQADGIYAAEQGNTRIEKPNTAGEWVTDSWDGKCLGADGRTVGTTATETGTDAQAVMEAGTGTINASQQSATVNWQGSFTVAMYGGMTYWSVTDPMLSVVGGKGTLRATVSGHAADRSDSTSWTAIPPRQVTIATLPKVALGAKGIITEPAYRKVPAEGVEPAQDRTIENPYWGAFPQDFLDFQAATGQGSYWYSSGGLRDAAKVASTLYISYSADLPVEARAPASVPAPPAHPGATEGVIPGASAAPGPPVAPGTVTDSNPVSGVVHTATIPVAQAMNWLGGSLIPPILDMAKNHRDALLWSLAALLALSAFAWIGFKRGWLQWPLRNAAPPPN comes from the coding sequence GTGAAGCAACCCATTTGGTTGACGCTGCCCCTGCTTGCCTCACTGCTGCTGGCCCCGGCAGCGCTGGCCGCACCCGCTCAAGCGTCCACGCGGCCTGCAGAACGCCAGGACATCAGCCTTGACGTGGTCATCCCCGGCGCAACGGAAATCTCCGTGAGCAACGCCCAACTGCGTTGGGGTCTCAACCAGGAAGTCAGCTCTGGAGCCTATTTTGGCGAGTGCAACTTCCTCTCCGCAGGAACCGCTGGCGACACCGGCTCCTCCCGTGTGTGGACCCAAGCTGATGGAATCTACGCAGCCGAGCAGGGAAATACCCGCATTGAAAAGCCCAACACGGCAGGCGAATGGGTCACAGATTCGTGGGACGGAAAGTGCTTGGGTGCTGACGGCAGGACCGTCGGCACAACAGCCACAGAAACTGGAACGGACGCCCAGGCCGTCATGGAGGCTGGTACGGGAACCATCAACGCCAGCCAGCAAAGTGCCACGGTCAACTGGCAGGGCTCATTCACCGTGGCCATGTATGGGGGAATGACCTACTGGTCGGTCACGGATCCCATGCTTTCCGTCGTCGGGGGCAAAGGCACCCTCCGGGCCACCGTCAGCGGGCATGCCGCCGACCGCAGCGACAGCACTTCGTGGACTGCCATTCCGCCACGCCAGGTCACCATTGCCACACTGCCCAAAGTGGCATTGGGCGCGAAGGGCATAATCACCGAACCGGCCTACCGAAAGGTTCCCGCCGAAGGGGTGGAACCAGCTCAAGACAGGACCATCGAAAACCCTTATTGGGGGGCTTTCCCCCAAGACTTCCTGGACTTCCAGGCAGCCACCGGGCAGGGATCATATTGGTACTCTTCCGGGGGCCTGCGTGACGCCGCCAAGGTCGCCTCAACCCTGTACATCAGCTACTCGGCAGACTTGCCAGTGGAGGCGCGGGCACCAGCAAGCGTCCCCGCCCCGCCCGCGCATCCTGGTGCCACAGAAGGAGTCATCCCTGGCGCATCGGCGGCTCCTGGGCCGCCTGTCGCACCCGGGACCGTCACAGACTCAAACCCGGTGTCCGGCGTCGTGCACACGGCCACAATTCCGGTGGCCCAAGCCATGAACTGGCTGGGCGGGTCGTTGATTCCGCCAATCCTTGATATGGCAAAGAATCATCGAGATGCCCTGCTGTGGTCCCTGGCGGCTCTTTTGGCACTCTCGGCATTCGCCTGGATCGGCTTCAAACGTGGCTGGCTGCAGTGGCCATTACGCAATGCAGCTCCACCGCCAAACTAA
- a CDS encoding DUF916 domain-containing protein: protein MRFPTRTAHECPRAWLALLAAVLISVMALLLAPAPAQATSGDDLSWSVKPGGDTARTNFSYEMDAGGTQHDSFVVTNLGAKAFKLAVYAADGTTSTTGALDLLPATEASTGIGAWVTVETPTIELAPGAQADVPFTVAVPADAEPGDYVGGLLSSYVDIANGGTVQVDRRLATRMNVRVAGDGRVSMALSQLAASTGLAWNPFAPVPGSVAFEITNSGNVRARGPYTVTMAGPFGWGKRTTTIASAELIPGGSAAVATSLEGVWPLGWLTTTVEMSPEGIDGVPGTAATITTDGWAVPWGQFGLLAVIVAAAICIGLWRGRSAKKELP from the coding sequence ATGAGATTCCCAACCCGCACCGCACACGAGTGCCCCCGAGCCTGGCTCGCCTTGCTGGCTGCTGTCCTCATCTCCGTCATGGCCCTATTGCTCGCGCCAGCCCCTGCACAGGCAACAAGTGGCGATGATCTCTCATGGAGCGTCAAGCCAGGCGGCGACACCGCTCGCACCAACTTCAGCTACGAAATGGATGCGGGTGGCACACAGCACGACTCTTTTGTCGTCACAAATTTAGGAGCCAAGGCGTTCAAACTGGCGGTATATGCCGCTGACGGAACCACCTCCACCACCGGGGCGCTGGATCTCCTGCCGGCCACTGAGGCGTCAACCGGCATCGGAGCATGGGTCACGGTTGAAACACCCACCATCGAGCTGGCGCCAGGCGCCCAGGCGGATGTGCCGTTCACCGTGGCCGTCCCGGCGGATGCCGAACCCGGGGACTACGTGGGTGGGCTGCTCTCCTCCTACGTGGACATCGCCAATGGCGGGACAGTGCAAGTGGACCGCCGGCTCGCCACCCGGATGAATGTCCGGGTGGCTGGCGACGGCCGGGTAAGCATGGCATTGAGCCAGCTTGCAGCATCCACGGGCCTGGCCTGGAATCCCTTCGCCCCGGTCCCGGGCAGCGTTGCGTTTGAAATCACCAACTCCGGCAATGTCCGCGCACGGGGACCCTACACTGTCACCATGGCGGGACCGTTTGGTTGGGGCAAGCGCACCACGACGATCGCATCCGCCGAACTAATCCCTGGCGGCAGTGCAGCGGTGGCAACCTCACTGGAGGGAGTCTGGCCTCTGGGTTGGTTGACCACCACTGTGGAAATGTCCCCCGAAGGAATCGACGGGGTGCCCGGGACCGCCGCTACCATCACGACGGACGGCTGGGCTGTTCCATGGGGCCAGTTCGGCCTATTGGCGGTCATCGTTGCGGCCGCCATATGCATTGGACTGTGGCGCGGACGTTCCGCCAAGAAGGAACTGCCCTGA
- a CDS encoding DUF475 domain-containing protein codes for MRTFGWSFGITAVALTVAFFYGGVEALILCAILGVLEVSLSFDNAVVNARILEKMSAFWQTMFLTVGILIAVLGMRIAFPLLIVGVTANLNPIEAVQLALEKGDIHTPGSYAYLLHDAHPQIAAFGGVFLLMLFLDFMFEERELHWLKWLEKPLAFIGRLHGASIVIALMILVASAAMVRPGKEIDVLIAGILGMVTYLLVNGLGDLFNVDGDEDEHESPEAAALAKKNNKGVGKAVGKAAFMLFLYLEVIDASFSFDGVIGAFAITSDPIIIALGLGLIGAIFVRSLTVFLVREGTLDDYEYLDHGAHWAIGALAIILLLTISIEINEVITGLIGVVFIGAAFLSSIVRNKRAAAGTPATQDQLVG; via the coding sequence ATGAGAACTTTTGGCTGGTCCTTCGGGATCACCGCCGTCGCGCTCACTGTCGCATTTTTCTATGGCGGCGTTGAAGCGCTTATCCTCTGCGCCATCCTTGGTGTCCTCGAGGTGAGCCTCAGCTTCGACAATGCCGTGGTCAACGCCCGCATCCTGGAAAAGATGAGCGCATTCTGGCAGACGATGTTCCTCACCGTGGGCATCCTGATCGCTGTCCTGGGCATGCGCATCGCCTTCCCGCTGCTGATTGTGGGCGTCACCGCGAACCTCAACCCGATCGAAGCCGTCCAGCTGGCCCTGGAAAAGGGCGACATCCACACCCCCGGCTCCTACGCTTACCTGCTGCACGACGCGCACCCTCAAATCGCCGCATTTGGCGGAGTCTTCCTGCTCATGCTGTTCCTTGACTTCATGTTCGAAGAGCGGGAACTGCACTGGCTAAAATGGCTGGAAAAGCCGCTCGCGTTCATTGGCCGCCTGCACGGCGCCTCCATTGTCATCGCCCTGATGATCCTTGTCGCCTCGGCCGCCATGGTCCGCCCCGGCAAGGAAATTGACGTGCTCATCGCCGGCATTCTGGGCATGGTCACCTACCTGCTTGTGAACGGCCTGGGCGATCTGTTCAACGTTGACGGCGACGAGGATGAGCACGAAAGCCCCGAAGCCGCGGCCCTGGCAAAGAAGAACAACAAGGGCGTTGGCAAGGCAGTGGGCAAGGCCGCCTTCATGCTGTTCCTCTACCTGGAAGTCATCGACGCCTCGTTCTCGTTCGACGGCGTGATCGGCGCCTTCGCCATCACCTCCGACCCCATCATCATCGCCCTCGGTCTCGGTTTGATCGGTGCCATCTTCGTCCGTTCACTCACCGTCTTTCTCGTCCGTGAAGGTACGCTCGATGACTATGAATACCTTGACCACGGCGCGCATTGGGCCATCGGCGCCCTCGCCATCATCCTGCTGCTGACCATCAGCATCGAGATCAACGAGGTCATCACCGGACTCATCGGCGTGGTCTTCATCGGCGCCGCATTCCTGTCCTCCATTGTCCGCAACAAACGCGCCGCGGCAGGTACCCCTGCCACACAAGACCAACTCGTTGGCTAG
- a CDS encoding TerD family protein, whose amino-acid sequence MGLSLQKGQALSLKKNDGAALTQVRMGLGWDSAAPVKRGLFGGLKKAADIDLDASAILFDKQGKAIDTVFFNQLSSKDGSTRHTGDNLTGEGDGDDETIMVNLPSVSAAVEQIVFVISSYSRQTFDMIENAFCRLVDDSTPGSPEVARFQLTDAGTHTAMIMAKVSREGAGWKFTAIGDRANGRTAMDLIQPAASAL is encoded by the coding sequence ATGGGACTTAGTTTGCAAAAGGGCCAGGCCCTTTCACTGAAGAAGAACGACGGCGCCGCACTCACCCAGGTGCGGATGGGCTTGGGCTGGGACTCTGCAGCCCCCGTCAAGCGCGGCCTCTTTGGCGGCCTGAAGAAGGCAGCCGACATTGACCTGGATGCTTCGGCCATCTTGTTCGACAAGCAGGGCAAGGCGATTGACACCGTCTTCTTCAACCAGCTCAGCAGCAAGGACGGCTCGACCCGGCACACGGGCGACAACCTGACGGGTGAGGGCGACGGCGACGATGAAACCATCATGGTGAACCTGCCCAGCGTGTCCGCAGCAGTTGAGCAGATCGTGTTTGTCATCAGCAGCTACAGCCGCCAGACTTTTGACATGATCGAGAACGCGTTCTGCCGCCTGGTGGACGATTCGACCCCCGGCTCCCCCGAGGTTGCCCGCTTCCAGCTGACGGATGCCGGCACCCATACGGCCATGATCATGGCCAAGGTCTCCCGCGAAGGTGCAGGCTGGAAGTTCACAGCCATCGGCGACCGCGCCAACGGGCGCACCGCCATGGACCTGATCCAGCCGGCAGCCAGCGCCCTATAG
- a CDS encoding TerD family protein, giving the protein MASLTLSKGSNLSLTKADPGLQMAMIGLGWDPRTTSGDAFDLDASAILVTANGKVRNNDDFIFYNQLSSKDGSVVHQGDNRTGEGDGDDEQVLINLATVSPDIERVVIVVSIDQAEARRQNFGQVRDAYCRVVNQDNDSEVVRYDLSEDAASETTMVFAEIYRHGAEWKFRAVGQGYASGLHGIATDYGIVLD; this is encoded by the coding sequence ATGGCATCTTTGACACTGTCCAAGGGCAGCAACCTTTCCCTGACCAAGGCCGATCCGGGCCTGCAAATGGCCATGATCGGCCTGGGCTGGGACCCACGCACCACCAGCGGCGACGCGTTCGACCTGGACGCCTCGGCGATTCTGGTCACCGCCAATGGCAAGGTCCGCAACAACGATGACTTCATTTTTTACAACCAGCTCTCCTCCAAGGATGGCTCCGTTGTTCATCAGGGTGACAACCGGACAGGTGAAGGCGACGGTGATGACGAGCAGGTCCTGATCAACCTCGCCACGGTCTCCCCCGACATCGAGCGCGTTGTTATCGTGGTTTCCATCGACCAGGCTGAGGCCCGCCGGCAGAACTTTGGCCAGGTCCGTGACGCTTATTGCCGCGTCGTAAACCAGGACAACGATTCGGAAGTGGTCCGCTACGACCTCTCCGAGGACGCCGCATCGGAGACAACCATGGTCTTTGCCGAGATTTACCGCCATGGTGCAGAGTGGAAGTTCCGCGCTGTCGGCCAGGGCTACGCGAGTGGCTTGCACGGCATCGCCACCGATTACGGCATTGTTTTGGACTAG
- a CDS encoding TerD family protein produces the protein MAGLTLAKGNNLSLTKTDPGLQKALVGLGWDPRTTTGEPFDLDASALLVAANGKVRSSEDFIFYNQPAAKDGSVTHLGDNRSGEGAGDDEQILIDLTQIAADVERVVIVVSIDQADDRRQNFGQVRGAYCRVLNQGNDTEIVRFDLSEDAAPETSMLFAEIYRSGAEWKFKAVGQGYATGLAGVIADFGVQLG, from the coding sequence ATGGCTGGACTGACACTTGCAAAAGGCAACAACCTCTCGTTGACGAAGACTGACCCGGGTCTGCAGAAGGCGCTTGTCGGTTTGGGCTGGGACCCGCGCACCACCACCGGTGAGCCCTTTGACCTCGACGCTTCGGCGCTCCTGGTGGCTGCCAACGGCAAGGTCCGTTCCAGCGAAGACTTCATTTTCTACAACCAGCCCGCAGCCAAGGACGGCTCGGTCACCCACTTGGGTGACAACCGTTCAGGGGAAGGTGCCGGTGACGACGAGCAGATCCTGATTGACCTGACCCAGATTGCCGCAGATGTTGAGCGCGTAGTCATCGTGGTCTCCATCGATCAGGCAGACGATCGCCGGCAGAACTTCGGCCAGGTCCGCGGGGCGTACTGCCGCGTGCTGAACCAGGGCAACGATACAGAAATCGTGCGTTTCGACCTGAGCGAAGACGCCGCTCCCGAAACATCCATGTTGTTCGCGGAAATCTACCGCAGCGGGGCAGAATGGAAGTTCAAGGCTGTTGGCCAGGGCTACGCAACCGGGCTGGCCGGCGTGATTGCCGACTTTGGTGTGCAGCTGGGCTAG
- a CDS encoding toxic anion resistance protein, with translation MTTPLTPPSEAETALVLKAPDAPEIVVADEAPGMVPVPAERQAEISRQAKEFIAEIATVDARSPEFTTKVDGISKLGGQEMTSSSDASSRMLERSTTSIAGAKKSGNGAQAHVAGTLNDLRTTVEDLTPNNADLSTGRKILGFIPGGNKLAKYFQKYESAQVQLDAIIKSLMAGQDELLKDNASLAGEKVKLWETMQSLSEYAVFAKALDTACVEKIDATRASGAIEQAQKLEADVLFPIRQRHQDILTQLAVSVQGYLAMDLIRKNNLELIKGVDRARTTTISALRTAVIVAQALANQKMVLDQIDAINTTTNNMILKTSEMLKDQTVRIHEQAASSGVSVETLQKAFDNVFQTMDAIDSFRSSAAKNMEGTVLALEDGLAKAKPYLERSRQSDRE, from the coding sequence ATGACAACACCCTTGACCCCTCCCTCTGAAGCTGAAACAGCCCTTGTCCTCAAGGCCCCGGATGCCCCTGAAATTGTCGTGGCTGACGAAGCCCCCGGCATGGTTCCGGTTCCGGCGGAACGCCAGGCAGAGATCAGCCGCCAGGCCAAGGAATTCATTGCCGAGATTGCCACGGTCGATGCCCGCAGCCCCGAGTTCACCACCAAGGTGGATGGCATTTCCAAGCTGGGCGGCCAGGAAATGACCTCCTCCTCCGACGCCTCCAGCCGGATGCTGGAACGCTCCACCACCTCAATCGCCGGTGCCAAGAAGAGCGGGAACGGCGCCCAGGCCCACGTGGCCGGCACGCTCAATGACCTGCGCACCACAGTTGAGGACCTCACCCCGAACAACGCCGACCTGAGCACCGGCCGGAAAATCCTGGGCTTCATCCCGGGCGGGAACAAGCTGGCCAAGTACTTCCAGAAGTACGAGTCCGCGCAGGTCCAGCTCGACGCCATCATCAAGTCGCTCATGGCCGGCCAGGATGAGCTGCTCAAGGACAACGCGTCCTTGGCCGGGGAAAAGGTCAAGCTCTGGGAAACCATGCAGAGCCTGAGCGAGTACGCCGTTTTCGCCAAGGCCCTGGACACCGCCTGTGTTGAGAAGATCGACGCAACGCGTGCCTCAGGCGCGATCGAGCAGGCACAGAAGCTGGAAGCGGACGTGCTCTTCCCCATCCGCCAGCGCCACCAGGACATCCTGACCCAACTGGCGGTCTCGGTGCAGGGCTACCTGGCCATGGACCTGATCCGCAAGAACAACCTTGAGCTCATCAAGGGTGTTGACAGGGCCCGCACCACCACCATTTCGGCGCTGCGCACGGCCGTCATTGTGGCCCAGGCACTGGCCAACCAGAAGATGGTGCTGGACCAGATCGACGCCATCAACACCACCACGAACAACATGATCCTGAAGACCTCCGAGATGCTCAAGGACCAGACGGTGCGCATCCACGAACAGGCAGCCAGCTCCGGTGTCAGTGTTGAAACACTGCAGAAGGCCTTCGACAACGTCTTCCAGACCATGGACGCCATCGACAGCTTCCGCTCCAGCGCAGCAAAGAACATGGAAGGTACTGTCCTGGCGCTTGAGGACGGGCTGGCCAAGGCCAAGCCGTACCTGGAGCGTTCACGCCAGTCCGATCGTGAGTAG
- a CDS encoding TerD family protein, giving the protein MATLVPGANAALTAENPGLDHVVVGMGWDTIPSNGPQAELVPFALMCDASGEAVSNEHLVFFNQLVSADAAMTFIGDGDQEQIDVQLDLVPAEITKIIFLAYVDPEFRGQGTFASVRSSHIRVATADNRELVRFNLTMEKLESVTAMIFGELYRHRSDWKFRALGQGYSTGLAGVAKDFGIAL; this is encoded by the coding sequence TTGGCAACACTAGTGCCGGGGGCCAATGCGGCCCTGACCGCCGAGAATCCGGGCCTTGACCACGTGGTGGTTGGCATGGGCTGGGACACCATCCCCAGCAACGGCCCGCAGGCCGAGCTGGTCCCCTTTGCGTTGATGTGTGATGCCAGCGGGGAGGCTGTTTCCAACGAGCACCTGGTCTTTTTCAACCAACTGGTGAGCGCCGACGCGGCCATGACATTCATCGGCGACGGCGACCAGGAACAGATCGACGTCCAGCTGGATCTGGTTCCTGCGGAGATCACCAAGATTATCTTTCTGGCCTATGTTGACCCGGAATTCCGTGGTCAGGGCACTTTTGCCTCGGTGCGCAGCAGCCACATCCGGGTCGCCACGGCCGACAACCGTGAACTGGTCCGTTTCAACCTGACCATGGAGAAGCTGGAATCGGTTACGGCCATGATCTTTGGTGAACTGTACCGGCACCGCAGCGACTGGAAGTTCCGGGCCTTGGGCCAGGGCTACAGCACCGGCTTGGCCGGAGTCGCCAAGGACTTCGGGATTGCGCTGTAG